The Anaeromyxobacter sp. sequence GCTCCTGGCGGTGGTGGTCGGCGGCGTCGGGCTGGCCCTGGCCACCCGCGCCCCGGCCGAGCCCGAGGCCGTCCGGCACGCCACCGGCTACCAGAAGAAGGTCCGGGCCCACTTCGACCACGCCCCGGTCACCCCGGCCTCCTTCGAGAGCCCGCAGGCCGTGACCCGGGCCTGCCTGAAGTGCCACCCGCAGGCGGCCGAGGTCATGACCTCCGCCCACTTCACCTGGCTCTCCGAGGAGGTCCAGATCCCCGGGCGGACCGGCACCACCCGCATCGGCAAGAAGAACCTGCTCAACAACTTCTGCATCGCCTCGCAGGGGAACGAGAAGTCCTGCATGAAGTGCCACGCCGGCTACGGCTGGGCCGACGACACCTTCGACTTCAAGAACCCCGAGAACGTCGACTGCCTGGTCTGCCACGAGCGGACCGGCGCCTACGTGAAGGGGGCGTTCGGCCTGCCCACCAAGGAGAGCGACCTGGCGGCGGCGGCCCGCAGCGTCGCCACCCCGGGCCGCGAGAACTGCCTGGGGTGCCACGCCTTCGGCGGCGGCGGCCAGGGGGTCAAGCACGGCGACCTCGACTCCTCGCTGGCGCACCCCTACGACGAGGAGGACGTGCACATCGGGCGCCACAAGTTCCTCTGCGTGGACTGCCACGCCGCGCCGCACCACCAGATCCAGGGGCGGGCCTTCTCGGTCAGCGTCGAGCCCTCGCACGGCGTGGCCTGCACCGACTGCCACGTCAAGGCCGAGCACCGCGACGACCGCATCAACGCCCACCTGAAGGCGGTGGCCTGCCAGACCTGCCACATCCCGGACTACGCCGGGCAGCTGCCCACCAAGGCCACCTGGGACTGGAGCAAGGCCGGCGACGCCAGCCGCCCCGACGACCTGCACAGCTACCTGAAGATCAAGGGCGAGTTCTCCTACCAGCAGGCCGCGCTGCCCGAGTACCGCTGGTTCAACGGCACGGTGGGGCGCTACCTGCTGGGCGACACCATCGACCCCGCCACGGTCACCCAGCTCAACCCGCTGCAGGGCTCCATCGCCGATCCCACGGCCCGCATCTGGCCCGTCAAGATCCACCGGGGCAAGCAGCCCTACGACGCCGGCTTCAACTACCTCTTCCCGCCGGTGACCGGCGGCCCGGGCGGCTACTGGACCACCTTCGACTGGGACAGCGCCTTCAAGCTGGGGTCCAAGGCCTCGAAGATCCCCTACAGCGGCAAGTTCGGCTTCGCCCCCACCGAGATGAGCTGGCCGCTCTCCCACATGGTGACCCCCAAGGAGCGCGCCCTCGGCTGCGTCGAGTGCCACGGCGAGGGCGGCCGCCTCGACTGGAAGGCGCTGGGCTACGCCGGCGACCCCATCAAGACCGGAGGCCGCAAGTGAACCGCCTCACCCGCCTCACCCTGCTGGCGCTGGCCCTGCTGGCCGCCCCGGCGGCTCGCGCCCAGCAGGCCGTCAACCCCATCCACCCGGTCTTCGCCCCGCTCGACGCGGCCGGCAAGAAGGTCAAGGCCGGCGCCGACGTCTCGCTCGACCGGACCTGCGGCGCCTGCCACGACGTGGCCTACATCGCGTCCCACAGCGGGCACGCCGCGCCGAAGAGCACCGCCACCTGCGCCCAGTGCCACGTCGACGGCGGCACGCTCGACGTGCGCCCCGAGACGCTGGACGGCGAGGGGCGCCTGGTGCGCCAGGCCGTCCGCATCGGCGCGCCCCGGGCCGCCAGCTGCGCCGCCTGCCACGGCCTGCTGGGCGGGGCCCACGACCCGGTGGCCCTGCCGGCCGACTTCGAGGCCACCGCCGCGCCCGGCGGCCGCACCTGGTCGCTCACCCAGGGCGAGGGGGCGGTGGTCTCGCCCCAGCGCATGTCCGACTCCTTCCTCAACCTGGAGGGCAAGGCCGGGCTGAGCGCGCCCTGGGACGTGCACGCCGCCAAGCTGGTGGACTGCATCGCCTGCCACTACGCCGCCAACAACCCGGCCCGCACCGAGAGCCGCCAGGGCGCCCTGCGCTACCTCACCTCCGACCCGCGCCGGCTCTCCACCGCCGAGTTCCTGCTCCGTCCGGACCACCACCTGGCCGAGCAGGGCTGCCGCAGCTGCCACGACCCGCTCAAGGCCCACGAGTTCCTGCCCTACCGCACCCGCCACATGACGGTGCTCTCCTGCCAGGCCTGCCACCTGGCCTCCCCGGCCGGCCCGGCGGTGGAGATGATCGACGCCACGGTGGTCACCCTGGCGGGCACGCCGGCGGTGCGCTACCGCGGCCTGGAGCGGCGGCCGGGGGACACCCTCAACACCGCCACGCTGCGCCCCTTCCAGCCGCTGCTGGTGGAGCGCACCGAGGCCGACGGCGCCCGCCGGCTGGCCCCGGTCAACACCGTCAGCCGCTTCCGCTGGGTGGCCGGCGCCGACCGCGCCGAGGTGCCCGCCGCCACCGTGGCGAAGGCCTTCCTGGAGGGCGGCGCCTACGCCCCGGCCATCCTGGAGCACTTCGACGCCGACCGGGACGGGCGCCTCGACCCCCAGGAGCTGCGGCTGGACGGCAAGCTCAAGGCCGAGCTGGTGGCCGCGCGGCTGGCCGCCGCCGGCGTGGACTCGCCGGCCATCGACGGCACCCTCACCGTCTACCCGCTGGCCCACGGCGTCTCCACCCGCGACCGGGCCCAGCGCGACTGCCAGGCCTGCCACGCCGAGGACTCCCGGCTGGGTGGGTCGTTCCTGGTGGCCGGCTACCTGCCCGGCGGCGCCCCGCCGCGCCCCGGCGACCGCCCCCGCGTCGAGCTGGCCGGCACCCTCACCCCAGGGGCCGACGGCAGCCTGGCCCTGCTGCGCGGCGAGGGCGCCGCGCCCTCCGGCCTCCACGTGCTGGGCCACTCCCGCCAGGGCGCCACCAACACCATCGGGTTCGGCCTCTTCGCCGCCGTCTTCATCGGCGTCGCGACCCACGGCCTGCTGCGCCTGCTCACCCAGGGCCGGCGGGCCGGCCAGGAGGCCCACGCCCGGGCGCCCACCGGGAAGGCCTACGTCTTCGGCCGCTACGAGCGGCTCTGGCACTGGACCATGGCGCTCTCCGGCGTCTTCCTCATCTGGAGCGGCCTGGAGATCCACTGGGCCGGCGCCGCCTGGCTGCTCTCGCTGCCGGGCGCCATCTCGCTGCACAACGTCTTCGCGGTGGTGCTGATGCTGAACGCCTTCCTGGCGCTCTTCTACCACCTGGCCACCAAGGCCATCCGCAACTTCATCCCGGCGCCGCAGGGGCTGGTGGGCCGCATCCTCGAGCACATGACCTACCAGTCGCGGGGCATCTTCTTCGGCGGGCCGCACCCGAACAACGCCCCCGGCCAGAAGCTCAACCCGCTGCAGCAGCTCACCTACCTGGCGCTGCTCAACGTCCTCTTCCCGCTGCAGATCGTCACCGGCCTGCTCATCTGGGCGGTGGGCCACTGGCCCAACGTGGCGGCGGCGGTGGGCGGCCTCGGCACCCTGGCCCCGCTGCACAACCTGGGGTCCTGGCTCTTCCTCACCTTCTTCGTCCTGCACGTCTACCTGGTCACCACCGGGCGGACGCCCACCGAGCACCTCGAGTCGATGATCACCGGCTACCAGCCCGTCGAGGACGACCGGGCCGCGCCGGAGCGGAGCTGACCATGGCGACCACGACGGTTCCCCGCCCCTACCTGAACCCGTACCTGGCCGGCACGCTGCTGGGGCTGGTGCTCTTCCTGGCCTTCTACGTGACCGGCGGCGGCCTGGGCGCCTCGGCGGCCCTGAGCCGCGTGCAGACCGGGGTGGTGGACGTGCTGGCCCCGGGCCACGTGGACCGGGTCGCCTACTTCGCCGAGCTGGCCGGCGGCAGCCGCAGCGCCTGGGCCCACTCCAGCGTCTGGATGCTGGTGGGCACCATCCTGGGCGGCTTCACCTCCGGCCTGGTGAACCGGCGGCTCAAGCCGGAGCTGCGCAAGGGGCCGAACATCTCCACCCCCACCCGCGTGGTCTTCGCCCTGCTGGGCGGCGCCATCATGGGCTACGGCGCCCGCCTGGCCCGCGGCTGCACCTCCGGCCAGGCCCTCTCCGGCGGCGCGGTGCTGTCGGTGGGCAGCTGGGCCTTC is a genomic window containing:
- a CDS encoding tetrathionate reductase family octaheme c-type cytochrome encodes the protein MKSPWFLGAALLAVVVGGVGLALATRAPAEPEAVRHATGYQKKVRAHFDHAPVTPASFESPQAVTRACLKCHPQAAEVMTSAHFTWLSEEVQIPGRTGTTRIGKKNLLNNFCIASQGNEKSCMKCHAGYGWADDTFDFKNPENVDCLVCHERTGAYVKGAFGLPTKESDLAAAARSVATPGRENCLGCHAFGGGGQGVKHGDLDSSLAHPYDEEDVHIGRHKFLCVDCHAAPHHQIQGRAFSVSVEPSHGVACTDCHVKAEHRDDRINAHLKAVACQTCHIPDYAGQLPTKATWDWSKAGDASRPDDLHSYLKIKGEFSYQQAALPEYRWFNGTVGRYLLGDTIDPATVTQLNPLQGSIADPTARIWPVKIHRGKQPYDAGFNYLFPPVTGGPGGYWTTFDWDSAFKLGSKASKIPYSGKFGFAPTEMSWPLSHMVTPKERALGCVECHGEGGRLDWKALGYAGDPIKTGGRK
- a CDS encoding cytochrome b/b6 domain-containing protein, whose translation is MNRLTRLTLLALALLAAPAARAQQAVNPIHPVFAPLDAAGKKVKAGADVSLDRTCGACHDVAYIASHSGHAAPKSTATCAQCHVDGGTLDVRPETLDGEGRLVRQAVRIGAPRAASCAACHGLLGGAHDPVALPADFEATAAPGGRTWSLTQGEGAVVSPQRMSDSFLNLEGKAGLSAPWDVHAAKLVDCIACHYAANNPARTESRQGALRYLTSDPRRLSTAEFLLRPDHHLAEQGCRSCHDPLKAHEFLPYRTRHMTVLSCQACHLASPAGPAVEMIDATVVTLAGTPAVRYRGLERRPGDTLNTATLRPFQPLLVERTEADGARRLAPVNTVSRFRWVAGADRAEVPAATVAKAFLEGGAYAPAILEHFDADRDGRLDPQELRLDGKLKAELVAARLAAAGVDSPAIDGTLTVYPLAHGVSTRDRAQRDCQACHAEDSRLGGSFLVAGYLPGGAPPRPGDRPRVELAGTLTPGADGSLALLRGEGAAPSGLHVLGHSRQGATNTIGFGLFAAVFIGVATHGLLRLLTQGRRAGQEAHARAPTGKAYVFGRYERLWHWTMALSGVFLIWSGLEIHWAGAAWLLSLPGAISLHNVFAVVLMLNAFLALFYHLATKAIRNFIPAPQGLVGRILEHMTYQSRGIFFGGPHPNNAPGQKLNPLQQLTYLALLNVLFPLQIVTGLLIWAVGHWPNVAAAVGGLGTLAPLHNLGSWLFLTFFVLHVYLVTTGRTPTEHLESMITGYQPVEDDRAAPERS
- a CDS encoding YeeE/YedE family protein; translation: MATTTVPRPYLNPYLAGTLLGLVLFLAFYVTGGGLGASAALSRVQTGVVDVLAPGHVDRVAYFAELAGGSRSAWAHSSVWMLVGTILGGFTSGLVNRRLKPELRKGPNISTPTRVVFALLGGAIMGYGARLARGCTSGQALSGGAVLSVGSWAFALAIFASAYALAWFVRRLWN